In the genome of Gallus gallus isolate bGalGal1 chromosome 21, bGalGal1.mat.broiler.GRCg7b, whole genome shotgun sequence, one region contains:
- the CCDC30 gene encoding coiled-coil domain-containing protein 30 isoform X4, producing MLEQEGLSEIAHSNASEQIAYLLVERTALLEKLQVTDQKLNSHSCVDRLCAAQLQDEFAHIHQELEDEHQQLCESMQCAEDTVNELVFQPYREELERERASRVRVERDLDEATQRLLMAHEEIQRLTDELAAQGREQSRIGAAPWSVLQEPRSQEEGMDEWRQSDRTELQKAMEHNSRLDKEILALRARVQTLDLERKTFLDLVEQLKEEISEYQKGEKQGFPLTKPARTEEVAACSLQGTKDEGRAEGDFITGKAGSDQEDRCQGSETLHKRCREVIENIEGRNSQLLHKLHKLEQEHEDLVERNEELESILGETQIQTKQDKEQFESEVEGLHRKITSLETELLEVQKNKMEMSGEEQASDGAQEMQEMLQSCQETIEKLGSQLGERREWRKQLASELELLREDLKTEKKGSPNAKTELKSQTVQRTSANRDFINASHEKLQKDNALLDTEVSELVRENEQVNKLKQQREDVSVDGKAYEEQMAKVVFLEEQIRNLTDEQEQLCSELLESNKKREELEKQLKESNEEKQSLLEEIAQLKQDILTTREQHDSTFEEALRMNQGTVHRDNRFLTSQSSAGSLDGSIKQSLSEERFQQQEERLQQLRHDLRRVQNLCSSAERELRYEREKNIDLQKQNLLLQQECTKVKAELKQARTKLLDSTETCSSLSAQWEKSQQKVKELEQELLKCSQADKLQSSLQEKLVQEKSKVYEAQKQISKIQQKLKDSQHQLLLAEARVSDKKLLEEELKEARENEARVQQELREELLKRKLLEQQVEELRQQLRHSHETEASLAKMHVELQAKTLHALEDDKKTDSGEHLQCQKESQKLSEQLSLLKEENKALYEEGVRLLNQKDLYVRKYNEMQLRHKEKIRRAKATFIHEVKQRDSRIKQLENELSESKLQVEKGKALIAQITTENEKLLQERRRLLQRITDQEETPWSNRSTVAALQSRMKILDEENMRLHESKLHLSGHMHTSQRTLRSIHTPSTEDLKSANFSERQLQSKVSASSPRASFPPREPPDSLSSLKPVHDTKPEGGAESQDSSFCLSPSQPSEIGYLNVASPGDTTASQLQEESQSISSENF from the exons atgctggaacaggaaGGCTTGTCTGAAATAGCTCACAGTAATGCCAGTGAACAGATTGCTTATTTACTGGTGGAAAGAACGGCGCTGCTGGAGAAACTGCAGGTCACAGATCAGAAGTTGAACTCACACAGCTGTGTAGacaggctgtgtgctgcacagctTCAG GATGAATTTGCTCACATTCATCAGGAGTTGGAAGATGAACACCAGCAACTGTGTGAATCCATGCAGTGTGCTGAAGATACAGTAAATGAG CTTGTGTTTCAGCCCTacagggaagagctggagagGGAGCGGGCATCACGTGTGAGAGTAGAACGAGACCTGGATGAGGCCACGCAGAGGCTGTTGATGGCTCACGAAGAGATCCAGAGGCTGACAGATGAGCTGGCTGCAcagggaagggagcagagcagaataG GAGCTGCCCCGTGGTCAGTGCTGCAAGAGCCCAGGAGCCAGGAAGAAGGCATGGATGAATGGAGGCAGAGTG ACAGGACGGAGCTGCAGAAGGCCATGGAGCACAACAGCAGGCTGGACAAGGAAATTCTGGCGCTGCGTGCACGGGTCCAAACACTcgacttggaaagaaaaacgTTCCTTGATCTG gttGAACAGCTGAAAGAGGAGATCAGTGAGTATCAAAAGGGTGAGAAACAAGGATTTCCCCTGACCAAACCAGCCAGGACTGAAGAAGTTGCAGCTTGCTCACTGCAG GGCACAAAGGATGAAGGGAGGGCTGAAGGGGATTTTATTACAGGCAAAGCTGGCTCAGATCAAGAAGACAGATGTCAGGGTAGTGAAACTCTTCATAAAAG GTGCCGAGAGGTGATTGAAAACATCGAGGGCAGAAATTCACAGCTCCTTCACAAGCTGCACAAACTTGAGCAGGAGCATGAGGATTTGGTAGAGCGCAATGAAGAGCTGGAATCAATTCTGGGAGAGACACAGATCCAAACTAAGCAGGACAAGGAACAGTTTGAGAGCGAGGTGGAGGGACTGCACCGGAAA ATCACAAGTTTAGAGACAGAATtgcttgaagtgcagaagaACAAAATGGAGATGAGTGGGGAAGAGCAGGCATCCGATGGAGCACAGGAGATGCAAGAG ATGCTGCAAAGCTGTCAGGAAACGATAGAAAAGTTGGGAAGTCAGCTGGGAGAGCGCCGAGAATGGAGAAAACAACTTGCATCTGAACTTGAGCTGTTAAGAGAAGATCTGAAGACTGAGAAGAAG GGCTCGCCTAACGCAAAAACAGAGCTTAAAAGCCAGACTGTCCAAAGGACTTCAGCAAACAGAGATTTCATTAATGCTTCCCATGAGAAGCTACAAAAAGATAATGCTCTACTAGATACAGAG GTCTCCGAGCTTGTCCGAGAAAATGAGCAGGTTAACAAGCTTAAGCAGCAACGAGAAGATGTGAGTGTGGATGGAAAGGCATATGAAGAGCAGATGGctaaagtggtgtttttggaagAGCAGATCCGGAACCTGACAGACGAACAAGAACAGCTCTG TTCTGAATTACTTGAAAGCAACAAGAAGAGGGAGGAGctagaaaagcagctgaaggagagcaatgaagaaaaacagtcgCTGCTGGAAGAAATTGCCCAGCTAAAGCAAGATATCCTGACTACCAGGGAGCAGCATGACAGCACATTTGAAGAGGCTTTGAGGATGAATCAAGGCACAGTCCATAGAGACAACAGGTTTCTTACgtcacagagctctgcaggcagtTTAGATGGGAGCATCAAACAG AGTCTGTCTGAAGAGAGATTCCAACAGCAGGAGgaaaggctgcagcagctgcggCATGACCTGCGTCGGGTGCAGAAcctgtgcagctcagctgagaGGGAGCTGAGATAcgaaagggagaaaaacatcGACTTACAAAAGCAAAATCTCTTGCTTCAGCAGGAATGCACCAAG GTCAAAGCTGAACTGAAGCAAGCCCGGACAAAGCTCTTGGACTCAACTGAAACGTGCTCCTCTCTGTCAGCACAGTGGGAAAAGAGCCAGCAGAAGGTCAAAGAACTCGAACAAGAGCTCTTGAAGTGCTCCCAGGCTGATAAATTGCAGAGCAGTCTGCAAGAGAAACTTGTGCAGGAGAAATCCAAAGTGTACGAAGCACAAAAACAG ATCTCAAAGATCCAGCAAAAACTGAAGGATTCACAGCACCAACTCCTGCTGGCAGAAGCTCGTGTTTCTGACAAGAAACTCCtggaggaggagctgaaggaagCTCGAGAAAATGAAGCTCGAGTGCAGCAAGAGCTCcgtgaggagctgctgaaaag GAAGCTCCTGGAGCAGCAGGTGGAGGAACTGCGGCAGCAGCTGCGGCATTCCCATGAGACAGAGGCGTCGCTGGCCAAGATGCACGTGGAGCTGCAGGCCAAGACTCTGCACGCCCTGGAAGATGATAAGAAAACTGACTCAGGCGAG cacCTCCAGTGTCAAAAGGAGAGCCAGAAGCTTTCAGAGCAACTCTCGCTgttgaaggaggaaaacaaggCTCTTTATGAGGAAGGAGTCCGTCTCCTGAACCAGAAGGATCTGTATGTCAG GAAATATAACGAAATGCAGCTCCGCCACAAAGAGAAGATCCGCAGAGCCAAAGCAACGTTTATCCATGAGGTGAAACAAAGGGACAGCAGAATTAAGCAGCTTGAAAATGAGCTCAGTGAGTCAAAACTCCAAGTGGAAAAG GGGAAGGCACTGATTGCACAGATCACTACTGAGAATGAGAAGTTACTCCAGGAAAGAAGACGGCTCCTCCAGAGGATAACTGACCAAGAGGAGACCCCTTGGAGCAACAGGTCTACAgttgctgccctgcagagcag AATGAAGATCCTGGATGAGGAGAACATGCGGCTGCATGAGAGCAAACTCCATCTCTCTGGCCACATGCACACCTCGCAGCGCACACTGAGGAGCATCCAcactcccagcacagag GACTTGAAGAGTGCCAACTTCTCTGAACGACAGCTACAAAGTAAGGTGTCAGCGTCATCTCCCCGTGCCAG tttcCCACCACGAGAACCACCAGACTCCCTCAGCAGCCTGAAGCCCGTGCACGATACCAAGCCTGAAGGAGGAGCTGAGAGCCAGGATTCGTCCTTTTGCTTATCCCCATCTCAGCCTTCAGAGATCGGGTACCTGAATGTAGCCTCACCTGGAGACACCAcagcctcccagctgcaggaggagagtCAGAGCATCAGCTCTGAGAACTTCTAA